The DNA region CCCTCGCTAGAGACACAGCCCGTGCCCAGGCAGGGCTGGAATCAGCATCCCAGAGACACCAGGCCAGATTCACCTGTGCAGACACCAGCTCAGCATGTGGATGGGGGGCTGGCACAGCGCTGGGTGCAGGTGAGAATCTCAGCCTACAGCCCAGGCAGCCGCCTGCTGCCACGCAGACTGCAGGGgcagccccacagccagggcGCACCATCACCTCCCactgtgccccagccccagcctgcttaGCAGCTCCTCTTTGCCAGCACTGCTGCACTGTGCAAGGGGGAACCCTGGCCCCCCAGATTCATCTCGCCTTGGTCAGGCAGTGGCGACTGATGTGGGCTGGAGCAAAGCAAGGAACCTCCAGGGGAGGAGCTACCAGTCCCagtcccctcttgctgctccagaGCTGCCAGGCTGCGCTGGGAGCTGCTGTCTCTACAGCCCTTGCCTCTGGATTAAGGGCAAGAGTGGCTGCATCCGGTTCCATTCGGTACGGCTGGGTGTGGCTCCCACGATGGCTGGCAGGTCACAGCCCTCGGCTCGACAGAGTCCGAgcgcccccccgccactgccagGGCAGGGCAAGCAGGTCAGCAAGTCACCTCGACAGCCCTGAAGGTCCcatctgcaccccaagccccttgcTCTGCGTCTCCTGCTGCCCTTGCTGCCGCTCCTCCTCCTGATCCAGGTGCTGCAGTCGCTCTTCCACGTCCTCGGGGATCTTCACCTCCAGCAGGTTCTCCATCCCGGGCTCTGGCTCATCCCCAATCAGCACCTGCTCAgggcacagcagcagggcttcagAGGGGAAACAAGCCACCGAGTGGCCGGGACTGGCCAGCAGCGCCCTGCTCCCTACCCGCACTGacccccttctcctccagctcctgaCGCGGCGCCCCCTGCAGAACTCGCTGTGCAATGCAACAATTGCACCACCATGCAGCAGCATCGAGCCCTTGCTTGTCTGCATTTGCCCGGCAGAGACCGGACCCCACCCTGGGGTTTAGTAGAGAGGGGGGCCCCAAAGACCCCGACGGGGCCCAATTGCCCAGGCCCCCTGCCCACCAGATGCTGAGCCACATGGACACTATGGGCCTCTGCCCCTACCTGGATCAGCTTCTCGCAGGCAGCCTGGACGTCAGGCTCCGTCTCCCAGCGGTGGAGCTCCCGCACGACCAGGTAGGTGCCCTTCTCCTTCACCAGCTGCCGGCCGGCCTTGGTAGCTGTAAGCTGCGTGGGAAGCAAGCCAGGGGGAGGCGTCAGGCCATGGATCAGACCCAGCCACAGCCAGCATGGGCCCGGCCAGCCCCAGCTGTTTCAGAGGGAGACCAGGCACACCCTGCGGTGGGCAGTTGTGGGGAAGCCCCTTCCTAGCCCCATCAGAGAGTGGCCGGCTCCTGCCCTGCAAGAGCAGGGGTTCTAACCCTCCAGTGTAAGTGGGGCTGGGGATCCTGAGAGCAGGGAGGGTCGCATGGATagggggcagcagcaggtgggAAGGGGTGTAGAGGGGCCCTGCTGCAGGAAAGGGGGCATCTGCAAAGCAaccctctctgccccagccaccttgtcccccccatcccaacccgtgccccctcccccagtgttctACAGCTGCACAGGGAGGGACCCACCAGCATGACTGCCTCCAGCAGCATCTTCCGGATGTCGGGGTCCTTCTCCCGCTGCTTGTCCGGTGGCAGGTACTGCAGGTCCacgggcagccctggggcagagccaggcaggggcaTTAGAACAGGGCAGGGGATTTAACAGGGCACATGGATCTACAGGCTCCTTCCAGAAAACTGCAGAGGCCCCCTGCCCGCCCCTCACTTTACCACCCCCAGCAGAGGGGAAATGAGAGCAGAAACCAATTGAATTCTGTGTTCCCGGCTGCACAACTCTGCCACTGTTAGATATGCCCCCCCAAACACTAGTCCCCAAAGCCCCCGCCCAGCGTCCCCCCTCCTCACTTTCCATTTCCGCTTCAGGGAACTCCTCAGGGCCCGCCAACGGCAGCAGGAGGAAGGGGAGCAGGTCCACCTCGGGGCCTAGCAGCCACTCATGGTACTCTGGGAACAGACACCCCACACAGGCTGGGATTAGAAGAGGGGTCAGAAATCACCAGGAGATGGGGAGTAACAGGGGGAGTGCACCCATCAGGGCCTGCAGTGAGCCCACCAGACTGCCCGGACACAGCCAGACAGGAAACTTCATGGGCCACACGGGGGCGCTACCAAGCAAAAGCCCAAAACACCCCACCAACTcctctggggagggaagggacatGCAAGCCCTGACTGGGGCCTGAGTTGTGCTGGGAAGCCGGGGCCAGGCCTGAGCACAGAAGCCAGAGGTTCCACGGGGAGGGAGTGGTTAGTGCCCTGAGCTCTAAGGCACGGGCTGGTTCAGGAACCAGCTGATAACAGCAAGTCCACTCAGGGCTCGGCCGAGGCAGTGAAGCCAGCAGGACCCAAGGGACGAGGGGCACCAAGTACCCTCTCAAATGCAAAACACTTACTGTACTCGAAGCAGCAGTTTCTGAGCGTCCCGATCACCCCCCCTCGGCGGACAGCGGAGGCCTCGTACTGTGTGTAGGGCAGCAGCCTCTGCACCACGCacctgggcagaggaggggtccTTGTGAGAAATGGGCACCTGGCGTGTGCACGccctggggcactgctggagACGGGCATTGCAGTGATGcagccgtgtcagtcccaggacattagagacaaggtgggggaggcagTGTCTTCGACTGGGCCTGCTCCTGTTAGGGGGCGGAGAGACCCACTTTCGAGCTACCCAGAGCGTCCTGCTGGCAGAAGATATGACCTCCCCAAACCTTGTCTCTCCATTGCACCAACAGACTAATAATGTGACCTCGGGCATCCCTGAGCCCACGCAacccccccgcctgctgccaCGTTCCCAGCTCGCAGGCCGGTTCCGAGAGCGCCAGCACCCACCTGGATCTGTCCAGCAGGAACTCCCGGGTCTCTGGCAGCTGAGTCAGATTGGAGAGCAGGGGGCCCAGGTAGTGCAGGGCTGCCTTCTTGTTGTAGCCCTCGGTGCAGAACACCTCCACAAccctggccagccccagcccctcctcctgcatGGCCTGGAAAACCTGGCAGCAGGTGCCCTCCTCCCGGGACAGGTTGGAGAGGAGGGTGCAGACCTGGTCGGCGAAGGCGTAGCCCGGGTCCAGCAGGCGATGCAGCAGCACTGGCAGCTCCTTGGCCAGGACCCTGTGGGTGGCCACGGCCACAGACAGGTTGATGAGCGAGTGGTAACTGTCCTTCACCACGGCCAAGGAGTGGTCACccgtcagcagcagcagagcctccAGGAAATCCGGCCTGCCTGCCAGCAGCGTCCGCCCCTCCGCACTGCCCGTTAGCCCCAGGACGTAGCCTGTGGCCTGGCCCTTTAGATCAGGCCGGGTGTCCAGGCGGAGGAACTCCAGCAGCTCTCTGGCCTGCTCCTCGTCCATGCTGGGGCAGGAGGCACCGCCCTGCAAACAAAGGGACCTGTCAGGTGGGTGAGGGGACTGTCGGCCCCTGACCAAAACtcagtgtgtgtctggggggggtGTTTattgctagctcccagtaccaaaagaaaggggaagatgGATGGGAaaccaggaccctgagactgacagtccccaggggcaatggggagagacCAGTGCTCAAGgtcagggtgggcaggctaatgaGGCAGGGGGTCCCATCTtccctgtgagctggaattgcctgggccACAGCGGAGCAAGTGAGCTAAGGAGTGAGCAGGAGCCTGAGctgagccggggagcagagccgGGCCAGTCAGCGGGACCCAGAGAACCAGATATGTGctgagagcagagctgagcaaccagagccagaggggccagaagcTGAGCCcaaggagctggaggcagagcagtggcagtgctggggctggagcagtccagagctggaTGCAGTGAGCAGCTCGGGGGAGCgaggggggaccctgggcagcgaGACCAGCACAGGGGGACTCCCCCAtccaagaggccttgcaggccagactttggggggagagggggaatcataATCCCAATGGgagaagaagggtcctgccacctagagcctgagggcTTGTGACCGCCGCCAGAGCacgggctagtctacactggcaacgctgAAGTGCTGCCGCAACAGAGCTTTCACACAGCTTGTGTGGTCACAGCGCAGCGCCGGGGCACTGCCTACACTGCCTCTCCTGGCTCTCTAAAAACCTCACCTCCACGAGGGGCGCAGTCCCCAGCGCCGGGGCACTGTCTACAATGCCTCTCCTGGCGCtctaaaaaccccacctccatgaggggtgcAGCCCCCAGCGCCGGGGCACTGTCTGGGCCGGGGCACTGTCTACACCGTcactcccagtgctctaaaaaccccacctccatgaggggtgcAGCCCCCAGCGCCGGGGCACTGTTTACACCGTcactcccagtgctctaaaaaccccacctccacaaggggcatAGCCCCCAGCGCCGggacactgtctacactgccaaagcagcaaagaatcctgtggcaccttatagactaacagacgttttggagcatgagctttcgtgggtgaatacccacttcctcagatgcatgtaatggaaatatccaggggcaggtatatatatgtgtgctagcaagcaagctagagataacgaggtcagttcaatcagggaggatgaggccctgttctagcagttgaggtgtgaaaaccaagagaggagaaactggttctgtaattggcaagccattcacagtctttgttcaatcctgagctgatggtgtcaaatttgcagatgaactgaagctcagcagtttctctttgaagtctggtcctgaagttttttttgctgcaggatggccaccttaaggtctgctatagtgtggccagggaggttgaagtgctctcctacaggtttttgtatattgccattcctaatgtctgatttgtgtccatttatccttttccgtagagactgtccagtttggccgatgtacatagcagaggggcattgctggcatatgatggcgtatattacattggtggatgtgcaggtgaatgaaccagtgacggtgtggctgatctggttaggtcctgtgatggtgtcgctggtgtagatatgtgggcagagttggcatcgaggtttgttgcatggattggttcctgagctagagttattatggtgtggtgtgcagttacacaccacaccataatatcaccagtaactgcacaccacaccataataactctagctcaggaaccaatccatgcaacaaacctcgatgccaactctgcccacatatctacaccagcgacaccatcacaggacctaaccagatcagccacaccatcactggttcattcacctgcacatccaccaatgtaatatacgccatcatatgccagcaatgcccctctgctatgtacatcggccaaactggacagtctctacggaaaaggataaatggacacaaatcagacattaggaatggcaatatacaaaaacctgtaggagagcacttcaacctccctggccacactatagcagaccttaaggtggccatcctgcagcaaaaaaacttcaggaccagacttcaaagagaaactgctgagcttcagttcatctgcaaatttgacaccatcagctcaggattgaacaaagactgtgaatggcttgccaattacagaaccagtttctcctctcttggttttcacacctcaactgctagaacagggcctcatcctccctgattgaactgacctcgttatctctagcttgcttgctagcacacatatatatacctgcccctggaaatttccattacatgcatctgaggaagtgggtattcacccacgaaagctcatgctccaaaacgtctgttagtctataaggtgccacaggattctttgctgctttgacagatccagactaacacggctaccctctgatactgtctACACTGCCTCTCCTGACGCtctaaaaaccccacctccatgaggggcgtaGCCCCCAGCGCCGGGGCACTGCCTACAGTGCCTCTCCCGATGCTCTAAAAACCCCACCTCCCTGAGGAGCACAGCCCCTAGCGCTGGGGCACTATCTACACTGCCTCTCCTGACGCtctaaaaaccccacctccatgaggggcgtaGCCCCCAGCGCcggggcactgtctacactgcctctCCTGACGCtctaaaaaccccacctccatgaggggcgtaGCCCCCAGCGTcggggcactgtctacactgcctctCCCGACGCtctaaaaaccccacctccatgaggggcgtagcccccagcgctggggcactgtctaCAATGCCTCTCCTGGCGCtctaaaaaccccacctccacgaggggtgcAGCCCCCAGCGCCGGGGCACTGTCTACACCGTcactcccagtgctctaaaaagcCCATCTCCATGAGGGGTGCAGCCCCCAGCAcggggcactgtctacactgtcactcccagtgctctaaaaaccccacctccacaaggggcgtAGCCCCCAGCGCCGggacactgtctacactgcctctCCTGACGCTCTAAAAACCCCACCTCCCTgaggagcacagcccccagcgctggggcactgtctacactgacgctttacagcgctgtgaCTTGCTGCGcccaggggtgtgttttttcacacgctgtaaagtgtcagtgtagacaggcccCAAGTGTCCGACCCGCAGCATCCTTGCAGCACAGCCGAGGCCCAGGACACGTGAGGATCAgcctgtgaactgccctgacaccCCAGAGACGCTGTGATGTCCCggtgccacagagcggggtgacgGGTTTTCCTTTAACCTGCCCCATTTTTGTTTGCATTGGCTGCTGTTTAATAAACCGTCTTTGCTGTGAGCTGGATGCAATggtcagtgggtcagggaagcgcCCAGCGCAGAGAGCACCCGGAGTGGggacagcctggcccctgccctgagtgcccaTGACACGCTTGGGGGTCGAGCCCCAGGAATGCTGGGCCCGGCCTCgctggggttacgaggactctgccgtGTACAGGGGGAGCCCTGGGGGGCAGGCGGCCCCTGGCTAAAGGGAGCGGGAGCGAGGACTCACCAGGGTCGTGTCTGAGCCAGGAAAGGTCCCCACAGAGCGGCCCGTCCCCCGCGTGCAcctggctcggctcggctcggctcggcccggcgcggggcggggccgggccgccaatgggacccaggagtccgggctccctgGCCCCGCTGCTGTCCCCCAGGGGCCGGCGCGATCCCCGGGCGGGGCCCCCCCTTGCCTGTCCCCGGCGCCCTCCGGCCGCAGCCGTCTCGCCGCCACGTGCGTCTCTGCGTGGGCGTGGGGtgcgctcccctcccctcccccaaacaggCGGACTGACACGCTCTCTGGCCAATCGGAGGCTGCGATTGCccaggggggcggggaagaggggaGGTCCCGGAGGCTGGGGCCCAATCGGCGGCGCTGCGGACCGAGTCGAGCCGAAGGGGATTCTGGGGGTTGTAGTCACACGGGGCTGTTTCTGCGCATGCCAAGTCTGAGTCCCCGCCCCGTGCACCGCCCACGGCCCCTcagagccccgcccccggccGGGCTCCTCGCCCTCGGTTTCGATTTCCGGCAACTGGGCGAGCGGGCCGGCGCCCGCGGGGTCCTAGCGCCCAGCTCTGTGCCCTGCCCGCCTGGTGCCCGCAGGGTCCTAGCGCCCAACTCTGTGCCCTGCCCGCCCAGCGCCCGCGGGGTCCTAGCGCCCAGCTCGACCCCTGCCCGCCAGGCGCCCGCGGGGTCCTAGCGCCCAGCTCTGTGCCCTGCCCGCCTGGTGCCCGCAGGGTCCTAGCGCCCAACTCGTCCCCTGCCCGCCCAGCGCCCGCGGGGTCCTAGCGCCCAGCTCGCCCCTGCCCGCCCAGCGCCCGCGGGGTCCTAGCGCCCAGCTCTGTGCCCTGCCCGCCCGGTGCCCGCGGGGTCCTAGCGCCCAACTCGTCCCCTGCCCGCCCAGCGCCCGCGGGGTCCTAGCGCCCAGCTCGTCCCCTGCCCGCCCAGCGCCCGCGGGGTCCTAGCGCCCAGC from Gopherus evgoodei ecotype Sinaloan lineage chromosome 2, rGopEvg1_v1.p, whole genome shotgun sequence includes:
- the HGH1 gene encoding protein HGH1 homolog translates to MALDGQASDWPESVSVRLFGGGEGSAPHAHAETHVAARRLRPEGAGDSPAPGRAEPSRARCTRGTGRSVGTFPGSDTTLGGASCPSMDEEQARELLEFLRLDTRPDLKGQATGYVLGLTGSAEGRTLLAGRPDFLEALLLLTGDHSLAVVKDSYHSLINLSVAVATHRVLAKELPVLLHRLLDPGYAFADQVCTLLSNLSREEGTCCQVFQAMQEEGLGLARVVEVFCTEGYNKKAALHYLGPLLSNLTQLPETREFLLDRSRCVVQRLLPYTQYEASAVRRGGVIGTLRNCCFEYKYHEWLLGPEVDLLPFLLLPLAGPEEFPEAEMERLPVDLQYLPPDKQREKDPDIRKMLLEAVMLLTATKAGRQLVKEKGTYLVVRELHRWETEPDVQAACEKLIQVLIGDEPEPGMENLLEVKIPEDVEERLQHLDQEEERQQGQQETQSKGLGVQMGPSGLSR